A window of the Lolium perenne isolate Kyuss_39 chromosome 7, Kyuss_2.0, whole genome shotgun sequence genome harbors these coding sequences:
- the LOC127323762 gene encoding mitochondrial import receptor subunit TOM9-2: MASSSSAVSKRGGDSGGVLAAISRSAVAQHGRDAAAVAGKLLRSTGKAAWIAGTTFLVLVVPLIIEMDREQQMVDLDLQQQALLGAPPTPSLAK; the protein is encoded by the coding sequence ATggcgtcctcctcctctgctGTGAGCAAGCGCGGCGGCGACTCGGGCGGCGTGCTGGCCGCGATCTCGCGGTCGGCGGTGGCGCAGCACGGGCGCgacgcggcggcggtggcgggcaAGCTGCTGCGGAGCACGGGCAAGGCGGCGTGGATCGCCGGGACCACCTTCCTCGTGCTGGTGGTGCCGCTCATCATCGAGATGGACCGCGAGCAGCAGATGGTCGACCTCGACCTCCAGCAGCAGGCGCTCCTCGGCGCGCCGCCCACGCCTTCCCTCGCCAAATAA
- the LOC127323852 gene encoding probable inactive histone-lysine N-methyltransferase SUVR2 isoform X1, whose amino-acid sequence MSSNKERGLKAWNAMKALGFTKTKVGKVVKRLFKLFDDNWEPIEEDNYRILIDAMLEDGSNEPMPATTSQGVDEDPVALSHRGTNEDSGPHSSTWARQEYQHPHSSASASRYDVDVSDNESSLIKRPRMSSADRMHGRALQPASQAIMALPAVHQSGGHGEPSALVTRSKDKDVLLESPQGVLLLEESKPESEFDVRAASVDKRLNIGGGKNMLIKHGKTRGMLTSGADARVSIVNHNQNLDSSQHAVKNGVGSTVQNNNQQEPSVEFDVASSTMGEVKMSLKCKFDPSEVCINLDEVFKMIEDRCLRSYKTLPPDFSIGKMMNEVCQHVAEYGAALSKVQSNGGSSQEEAVAPFVKPLACQRAANGIVFPGSSAPESSGPSFQNWVVPYESELPSEQRPLHDVADISKGEERVRIPIKNDFTDESCPPLFYYIRKNLVFQSAYVNTSLARIGGDNCCAGCSGNCLLAPLPCACARSTADDFAYTPEGLLRTSFIDECIAVNQFPEKHNKFYCEACPIERYKTEALPDPCKGHLARRFIKECWSKCGCDMQCGNRVVQRGITCNLQVFFTSEGKGWGLRTQDGLPKGAFICEYVGEILTSSELHGRIVENAKNGKHLHQLLLDASWGSEEAPRDEEALCIDPTFYGNVGRFVNHRCHDANLVLIPVEVETPDHRYYHLALFTTKKVEASEELTWDYGIDFDATDSTNQAFRCMCGSQYCRDRKNSRKRARAAASRN is encoded by the exons ATGAGTTCCAACAAGGAGAGGGGCCTTAAGGCCTGGAATGCCATGAAGGCTCTCGGCTTCACCAAGACGAAGGTCGGCAAGGTTGTCAAGCGCCTCTTCAAGCTCTTTGACGACAACTGGGAACCAATTGAGGAGGACAACTACCGCATCCTCATCGATGCCATGCTCGAGGACGGAAGCAACGAACcgatgcccgcaacaacctctcAG GGGGTGGATGAGGATCCGGTTGCTCTCTCGCATCGGGGGACGAATGAGGATTCTGGGCCTCACAGCTCAACATGGGccaggcaagagtaccaacaccctcACTCTTCTGCTTCTGCTAGTCGCTATGACGTAGATGTCAGTGACAATGAAAGCTCCCTGATCAAGAGACCCAGAATGAGCTCAGCTGATCGTATGCATGGACGGGCGCTGCAACCCGCCAGTCAAGCAATTATGGCTTTGCCAGCAGTGCACCAATCTGGTGGCCATGGAGAACCTTCTGCTCTTGTCACCCGCAGTAAGGATAAAGATGTGCTGCTTGAAAGTCCCCAGGGTGTTCTCCTCTTAGAAGAGTCCAAGCCTGAATCTGAATTTGATGTTCGAGCTGCTTCTGTTGACAAGCGTCTCAACATCGGAG GTGGGAAGAACATGCTAATTAAACATGGTAAAACAAGGGGCATGTTGACTTCTGGCGCTGATGCTAGAGTTAGCATAGTTAACCACAATCAAAATCTGGACAGCAGCCAACATGCCGTCAAGAATGGGGTGGGATCTACTGTTCAAAATAATAATCAGCAGGAACCTTCTGTCGAATTTGATGTAGCTTCATCCACTATGGGTGAGGTGAAGATGTCATTGAAATGCAAGTTTGACCCTTCAGAGGTCTGCATTAATTTGGACGAGGTCTTCAAAATGATCGAGGATAGATGTCTCCGCTCATATAAGACCCTTCCTCCTGATTTTTCAATTGGCAAAATGATGAATGAGGTATGCCAACATGTTGCAGAGTATGGTGCTGCGCTTTCTAAAGTTCAAAGCAATGGTGGCAGCTCGCAAGAAGAGGCTGTGGCTCCTTTTGTGAAGCCGCTTGCGTGTCAGCGTGCTGCTAATGGTATTGTTTTCCCAGGATCATCAGCACCTGAATCCTCAGGACCCAGCTTTCAGAATTGGGTTGTTCCTTATGAGTCCGAGTTACCTTCTGAACAAAGGCCACTCCATGACGTTGCTGACATTTCAAAGGGAGAAGAACGGGTTAGAATACCCATTAAAAATGACTTCACTGATGAGAGCTGCCCGCCATTGTTTTACTACATCAGAAAGAATCTCGTCTTCCAAAGTGCTTATGTCAACACCTCACTTGCACGGATTGGTGGTGATAATTGCTGTGCAGGTTGTTCAGGCAACTGCTTATTAGCACCACTTCCATGTGCCTGTGCAAGATCAACTGCAGATGACTTTGCATATACACCGGAGGGCCTGCTTAGGACATCATTCATTGACGAGTGTATTGCTGTTAATCAGTTCCCAGAAAAACATAACAAGTTCTACTGTGAAGCTTGCCCTATTGAAAGATACAAGACTGAGGCCTTACCAGATCCATGCAAAGGTCATCTTGCCAGAAGATTCATTAAAGAGTGCTGGAGTAAATGTGGCTGTGATATGCAATGCGGAAACCGTGTGGTTCAGCGGGGGATAACATGCAATCTGCAG GTGTTTTTCACAAGTGAAGGAAAGGGCTGGGGGCTACGCACACAGGATGGGCTGCCGAAAGGGGCTTTCATCTGCGAGTATGTTGGAGAGATACTAACAAGTTCTGAACTACATGGAAGAATCGTTGAGAACGCCAAAAATGGCAAGCATTTGCATCAACTGCTCCTTGACGCAAGTTGGGGTTCTGAAGAGGCACCAAGAGATGAGGAAGCTCTATGCATCGACCCGACATTTTATGGAAATGTTGGGCGATTTGTCAACCACAG ATGCCATGATGCAAATTTAGTTCTCATCCCGGTTGAAGTTGAGACTCCTGATCATCGCTATTATCAT CTTGCATTGTTCACCACCAAGAAAGTCGAGGCTTCTGAGGAGTTAACATGG GACTATGGCATCGACTTTGATGCTACTGATAGCACCAATCAGGCATTCCGTTGCATGTGTGGAAGTCAGTACTGCCGCGATCGTAAGAATTCAA GGAAGAGGGCCAGAGCAGCTGCAAGTCGAAACTAG
- the LOC127323852 gene encoding histone-lysine N-methyltransferase SUVR4 isoform X2, with the protein MSSNKERGLKAWNAMKALGFTKTKVGKVVKRLFKLFDDNWEPIEEDNYRILIDAMLEDGSNEPMPATTSQGVDEDPVALSHRGTNEDSGPHSSTWARQEYQHPHSSASASRYDVDVSDNESSLIKRPRMSSADRMHGRALQPASQAIMALPAVHQSGGHGEPSALVTRSKDKDVLLESPQGVLLLEESKPESEFDVRAASVDKRLNIGEYGAALSKVQSNGGSSQEEAVAPFVKPLACQRAANGIVFPGSSAPESSGPSFQNWVVPYESELPSEQRPLHDVADISKGEERVRIPIKNDFTDESCPPLFYYIRKNLVFQSAYVNTSLARIGGDNCCAGCSGNCLLAPLPCACARSTADDFAYTPEGLLRTSFIDECIAVNQFPEKHNKFYCEACPIERYKTEALPDPCKGHLARRFIKECWSKCGCDMQCGNRVVQRGITCNLQVFFTSEGKGWGLRTQDGLPKGAFICEYVGEILTSSELHGRIVENAKNGKHLHQLLLDASWGSEEAPRDEEALCIDPTFYGNVGRFVNHRCHDANLVLIPVEVETPDHRYYHLALFTTKKVEASEELTWDYGIDFDATDSTNQAFRCMCGSQYCRDRKNSRKRARAAASRN; encoded by the exons ATGAGTTCCAACAAGGAGAGGGGCCTTAAGGCCTGGAATGCCATGAAGGCTCTCGGCTTCACCAAGACGAAGGTCGGCAAGGTTGTCAAGCGCCTCTTCAAGCTCTTTGACGACAACTGGGAACCAATTGAGGAGGACAACTACCGCATCCTCATCGATGCCATGCTCGAGGACGGAAGCAACGAACcgatgcccgcaacaacctctcAG GGGGTGGATGAGGATCCGGTTGCTCTCTCGCATCGGGGGACGAATGAGGATTCTGGGCCTCACAGCTCAACATGGGccaggcaagagtaccaacaccctcACTCTTCTGCTTCTGCTAGTCGCTATGACGTAGATGTCAGTGACAATGAAAGCTCCCTGATCAAGAGACCCAGAATGAGCTCAGCTGATCGTATGCATGGACGGGCGCTGCAACCCGCCAGTCAAGCAATTATGGCTTTGCCAGCAGTGCACCAATCTGGTGGCCATGGAGAACCTTCTGCTCTTGTCACCCGCAGTAAGGATAAAGATGTGCTGCTTGAAAGTCCCCAGGGTGTTCTCCTCTTAGAAGAGTCCAAGCCTGAATCTGAATTTGATGTTCGAGCTGCTTCTGTTGACAAGCGTCTCAACATCGGAG AGTATGGTGCTGCGCTTTCTAAAGTTCAAAGCAATGGTGGCAGCTCGCAAGAAGAGGCTGTGGCTCCTTTTGTGAAGCCGCTTGCGTGTCAGCGTGCTGCTAATGGTATTGTTTTCCCAGGATCATCAGCACCTGAATCCTCAGGACCCAGCTTTCAGAATTGGGTTGTTCCTTATGAGTCCGAGTTACCTTCTGAACAAAGGCCACTCCATGACGTTGCTGACATTTCAAAGGGAGAAGAACGGGTTAGAATACCCATTAAAAATGACTTCACTGATGAGAGCTGCCCGCCATTGTTTTACTACATCAGAAAGAATCTCGTCTTCCAAAGTGCTTATGTCAACACCTCACTTGCACGGATTGGTGGTGATAATTGCTGTGCAGGTTGTTCAGGCAACTGCTTATTAGCACCACTTCCATGTGCCTGTGCAAGATCAACTGCAGATGACTTTGCATATACACCGGAGGGCCTGCTTAGGACATCATTCATTGACGAGTGTATTGCTGTTAATCAGTTCCCAGAAAAACATAACAAGTTCTACTGTGAAGCTTGCCCTATTGAAAGATACAAGACTGAGGCCTTACCAGATCCATGCAAAGGTCATCTTGCCAGAAGATTCATTAAAGAGTGCTGGAGTAAATGTGGCTGTGATATGCAATGCGGAAACCGTGTGGTTCAGCGGGGGATAACATGCAATCTGCAG GTGTTTTTCACAAGTGAAGGAAAGGGCTGGGGGCTACGCACACAGGATGGGCTGCCGAAAGGGGCTTTCATCTGCGAGTATGTTGGAGAGATACTAACAAGTTCTGAACTACATGGAAGAATCGTTGAGAACGCCAAAAATGGCAAGCATTTGCATCAACTGCTCCTTGACGCAAGTTGGGGTTCTGAAGAGGCACCAAGAGATGAGGAAGCTCTATGCATCGACCCGACATTTTATGGAAATGTTGGGCGATTTGTCAACCACAG ATGCCATGATGCAAATTTAGTTCTCATCCCGGTTGAAGTTGAGACTCCTGATCATCGCTATTATCAT CTTGCATTGTTCACCACCAAGAAAGTCGAGGCTTCTGAGGAGTTAACATGG GACTATGGCATCGACTTTGATGCTACTGATAGCACCAATCAGGCATTCCGTTGCATGTGTGGAAGTCAGTACTGCCGCGATCGTAAGAATTCAA GGAAGAGGGCCAGAGCAGCTGCAAGTCGAAACTAG
- the LOC127323853 gene encoding protein PROTON GRADIENT REGULATION 5, chloroplastic, whose amino-acid sequence MAASVSSGLRALPTWSSSVSGDDHLAMSSVSMRPRSARPLRTPTRMGNVNEGKGIFAPLVVVTRNIVGRKRFNQLRGKAIALHSQVITEFCKTIGADPKQRQGLIRLAKKNGEKLGFLA is encoded by the exons ATGGCTGCCTCCGTGTCATCCGGGCTGCGAGCTCTTCCGACATGGTCGAGCTCTGTCTCCGGTGACGACCACCTGGCCATGTCGTCGGTGTCGATGCGGCCCCGGTCGGCACGGCCTCTTCGGACACCCACGAGGATGGGCAACGTAAACGAGGGCAAGGGCATCTTCGCGCCCCTGGTGGTGGTGACGCGCAACATCGTCGGACGCAAGCGCTTCAACCAGCTCAGGGGGAAGGCCATCGCGCTGCACTCCCAg GTGATCACCGAGTTCTGCAAGACCATCGGCGCCGACCCGAAGCAGAGGCAGGGATTGATTCGGCTCGCCAAGAAGAACGGAGAGAAGCTCGGATTCCTTGCCTGA
- the LOC127323923 gene encoding exocyst complex component EXO84B-like, with protein sequence MASKIAQSAPDLLLPVCPAYLAEATRPAGVFDADGRLHLFNPVPFSSIRIHELIWYLLVQGIKHLCSELLEINEASQEDFQRNVHLTYLSFLRLFQEAGDLEKDVDHLKRQAMAQRSLIQQLTDNIYSSSMVPDISPIDPFEFDGCSPTTVDPLDVLLSEHRMEEALELLEAEGQALEKLHSDDARVIASSMSALSARRARVADRFASLADSPRTPPRRELLRALSGLCKLGDSQRANHLLFKFYRSDALRRVDELRCSSSSHRNYIKELACTVFSSVLEASRSFVALHGRQQPSPELSRWAREEIEDFIAAFREYVGSISEAGSGDGLALATEAANCAVSYSSMLRTVVPEEDILALIRPCMDKVLATYTKHLKKVVRLLVSSDAWVLGKFLMSGILRRKTPSPLPANGGEPEHCLLTASGRKFTTLMQEVVEDVSPLLRLGMKSSVLQLLSGLFREYTHSVLAVDVVDQQQQYMWQLSFLINCTTLVSLFPIIAHGIFMSNNNQASSNQAAQTELDGLTLFIKEASGQVWAQFCQQFIRDTMSSLQDRSRTHDVQGGTMPCSAFQVVFLRLRRLSDLYGVILAGKDGTMRKLLQQLMEAIIIWLHNNLDIWIFHHAQNNLPKDTLLHQIQLDVNFLLQVAQFCGFSSDSIRTSALDLLSKAEEKVSSLEQSMSSSGDIHEEASASDAAKRAVQVLTGDGVNSSTSQEDVAYSEEDVLKAGGVRMTTSAQESDEEIDNRIDDSVAGSGQSDVPETWSGEHAGSRALGDSGGDGKSSDEFVSIEDDGGAAEGGTEDVVSPGSPIGTIVLESEKHKLLVDNIPIDVHGDSLNGLGGSGAAMEATPCDPQEDEDEDDDESALPEFLQDKMNPIPVISDQSGTDTTSVSSAEMESGDQHSDPGSISSGGHGWRRRAGAPAAAKGDGGIRKRREGLSRNSRPRWRQ encoded by the exons ATGGCATCCAAGATTGCTCAGTCAGCCCCTGACTTGCTCTTGCCAGTGTGCCCAGCCTACCTGGCGGAGGCAACAAGGCCGGCCGGCGTCTTTGATGCTGATGGCCG GTTACATCTCTTCAACCCTGTTCCGTTCAGCTCGATCAGGATCCATGAACTAATTTGGTACCTCCTTGTGCAGGGCATCAAGCATTTGTGCTCAGAGCTCCTGGAAATAAACGAGGCATCGCAGGAAGACTTCCAAAGGAATGTCCATCTAACATACCTCTCTTTCCTCAG attGTTCCAAGAAGCTGGCGATCTGGAGAAAGATGTCGACCATCTCAAACGCCAAGCCATGGCACAGAGGAGCCTCATCCAGCAACTCACAGACAACATCTATTCCTCTTCAATGGTACCGGACATTTCACCAATCGATCCATTCGAATTCGATGGCTGCTCACCTACCACCGTCGATCCACTGGACGTTCTCCTGTCGGAGCACAGGATGGAGGAAGCCCTGGAGCTCCTTGAAGCGGAAGGGCAGGCGCTAGAGAAACTGCACAGCGACGACGCCCGGGTGATCGCGTCGAGCATGTCCGCGCTGTCGGCCCGGCGAGCCAGAGTCGCCGACCGCTTCGCCTCCCTCGCCGACAGCCCGCGGACGCCACCGCGACGCGAGCTCCTCCGGGCGCTCTCCGGCCTCTGCAAGCTCGGCGACTCTCAACGGGCCAACCACCTCCTCTTCAAGTTCTACCGCTCGGACGCCCTCCGGCGCGTCGACGAGCTGAGGTGCTCGTCGTCGTCACACAGGAACTACAtcaaggagctggcgtgcacGGTGTTCTCCTCCGTGCTCGAGGCGTCGAGGAGCTTCGTGGCCCTTCACGGGCGGCAGCAACCGTCTCCCGAGCTGAGCCGGTGGGCGAGGGAAGAGATCGAGGACTTCATCGCGGCGTTCCGCGAGTACGTCGGGTCCATATCAGAAGCCGGGTCGGGCGACGGGCTGGCACTGGCGACCGAGGCCGCCAACTGCGCCGTCTCCTACTCTTCCATGCTCAGGACCGTCGTCCCGGAGGAAGACATCTTGGCGTTGATCCGGCCTTGCATGGATAAGGTGCTCGCGACGTACACCAAGCATCTGAAGAAGGTCGTCAGGCTGCTGGTTTCCTCCGACGCGTGGGTGCTGGGGAAGTTCCTCATGTCAGGAATCCTACGGAGAAAAACACCTTCTCCTCTACCAGCAAACGGTGGAGAACCCGAGCACTGCCTGCTCACGGCCAGCGGAAGGAAATTCACCACATTGATGCAGGAGGTCGTGGAGGACGTATCCCCATTGCTGCGTCTTGGGATGAAGAGTTCAGTTCTGCAGCTCCTGTCCGGGTTGTTCAGAGAGTACACGCACTCCGTCCTAGCCGTGGATGTAGTCGACCAGCAGCAGCAGTACATGTGGCAGCTCTCCTTCCTCATCAACTGCACCACGCTGGTCTCCCTGTTCCCCATCATCGCCCATGGCATCTTCATGAGCAACAACAACCAAGCATCGTCGAATCAGGCCGCGCAGACCGAACTCGACGGTctgaccttgttcatcaaggaagcGTCTGGCCAAGTATGGGCACAGTTCTGCCAGCAGTTCATACGAGACACCATGTCAAGTCTGCAGGACAGATCAAGGACACATGATGTACAAGGCGGCACAATGCCTTGCTCTGCATTCCAGGTGGTGTTCCTACGGTTGAGGCGGCTGAGCGATCTGTATGGTGTCATCTTAGCCGGCAAGGACGGAACCATGAGAAAACTGCTGCAGCAGCTGATGGAGGCCATCATTATCTGGCTCCACAACAACCTAGATATATGGATCTTCCATCACGCGCAGAATAATCTTCCCAAGGACACACTTCTTCACCAG ATCCAGTTAGATGTTAATTTCCTACTACAAGTTGCACAGTTTTGTGGTTTTTCCTCCGACAGTATCAGAACCTCTGCACTGGACTTGCTTAGCAAGGCAGAAGAGAAGGTGTCATCTTTGGAACAGAGTATGAGCAG TAGTGGTGACATCCATGAGGAGGCATCGGCTAGTGATGCTGCCAAACGAGCGGTCCAAGTACTAACAGGGGATGGAGTAAATAGTTCCACTTCACAAGAAGATGTTGCTTACAGTGAAGAAGATGTGTTGAAAGCTGGAGGAGTTAGGATGACGACGAGTGCTCAAGAAAGCGATGAGGAGATCGATAACAGAATCGATGACAGTGTCGCGGGTTCAGGTCAGAGCGACGTGCCTGAAACATGGAGCGGTGAACATGCCGGTTCTCGTGCCCTGGGTGACTCTGGCGGTGATGGGAAGTCCTCAGATGAGTTTGTGAGCATTGAGGATGATGGTGGTGCAGCTGAGGGCGGCACCGAAGATGTCGTGTCGCCAGGGAGTCCAATAGGGACAATCGTCCTTGAATCAGAGAAGCATAAGTTGCTGGTGGACAACATACCCATAGACGTCCATGGTGATAGCCTGAACGGGTTAGGAGGTTCAGGCGCTGCCATGGAAGCAACTCCATGTGATCCacaagaagatgaagatgaagatgatgatgaaagTGCCTTGCCGGAATTTTTGCAGGACAAGATGAACCCTATCCCTGTGATCAGTGACCAAAGTGGTACGGACACGACGAGCGTGAGCTCCGCGGAAATGGAAAGCGGTGATCAACACTCTGATCCAGGAAGCATCAGCAGCGGCGGCCATGGCTGGAGGCGTCGTGCAGGTGCACCTGCTGCGGCCAAGGGAGATGGCGGTATCAGGAAAAGGAGGGAAGGCCTGAgcagaaacagcaggccaagatggCGGcagtga